The DNA segment CATGCAGAGCACAGGACAGGCAGGATCATACGGTTTTTCGTAGGTGTCGAGCACTTGCTCCATACAGGCCACGAACTCGGCGTCCGCGTCCGGCGGAATGACCCAGTATTGAATCTTGCGGTTGGTCATCCCATTTTTTTCAGCGTTTGGCGCACGGTTTCATGGCTGATCGAATCGGCGACTTCCAATTCGACGACGCGACGCGCCAAGAGTCGCAACGTCCAATTGGCATAACCTTTGGGAGGCGGACTTAGAGCCTGTCTTCAATTGCTTGATTTGATGAAAACCGTTACGACTCCGCCCTCTTGGTTCTCAAGTCAAGGAAGACGGAGCCGTAACGATGAACGCGAATTATCCCAGCGATTTGACGGACGGACAATGGCAGTTGATTCGGAAGCTGCTGCCCAAGCCGGCGAAGTCGGGTCGGCGGCCGATCGATCGACGTTGGATCATCAATGCGATTCTTTATGTGAACCGGACCGGCTGCCAGTGGCGTGCGCTGCCCCACGATTTTCCCAAGTGGAAGACGGTGTACACCGTCTTCTGGCGTTGGCGCAACGCCGGCAACTGGGCACGCATCCACGAGACGCTCTGCCGATGGGTGCGCCAAGCAGTGGGCAAGCAGCCGACGCCGAGCGTGGCGATCATCGATAGCCAATCGATCCGGACCGCCGAGGGAGGCGAAGAACGAGGCTACGACGCCGGCAAAAAAATCACCGGCCGCAAGCGGCACATCGCCGTCGATAC comes from the Pirellulales bacterium genome and includes:
- a CDS encoding IS5 family transposase is translated as MNANYPSDLTDGQWQLIRKLLPKPAKSGRRPIDRRWIINAILYVNRTGCQWRALPHDFPKWKTVYTVFWRWRNAGNWARIHETLCRWVRQAVGKQPTPSVAIIDSQSIRTAEGGEERGYDAGKKITGRKRHIAVDTLGLIWAVVVHGAYWQDQEGGHFVIHALRRLTRLKVVFGDSAYGREGLPAWVQETFGWVLQTVLRPVKAKGFVVLPKRWIVERTFAWLVRCRRHSRDYERNTDTSEAMIYISMIALMSRRLAHNKCV